The DNA segment AGGAATACACGATGGCAATTTTGGCGCAATTAGTGGATGACGTGGCGGTGAGTAAATTTGAACTTAAGGTGGGTCAGGTTACCTTGGGTCGTCATCCGGACAACGATATTATGATAGACGATCTTTCTGTGAGCGGGCATCACGCGATTATTGAAGTTAAAGAGAGCAAATATCTTGAGGGAACGCTGGAAATTTTTGTAGTGGACAAGAACAGTAAAAACGGAACTTTCATTAATGAAAAACAGGTCGATGAGCGCGAGCGATTAATTGATGGCGATATTCTGAGAGTAGCCTGGAACAAATTTAAATTGATCGACGCAGTCGGCGATAACCTGGCTAGTACTGCCCATGTATTACAGTAAAGGCGTCACTGAGTAGCTTTTGGGAATGGGCGACTTGATGCCCATCCAGTAATTTCCTGCCGGCATCCCCCATCTTTTTCAGTCTGGCTGGTCGTGATGTCAGGCAATCTTCCATCGCCGTCGCCAGTGAGGCGGCATCGTTGGCACTGACCAACCAGCCGGTGGTTTCATTGATCACCAACTCATTTACCCCGCCCACATCCGTCGCTATGGCGGGAATACGGTGAGCGAATGCTTCCATAATCGCAATGGGTAACCCTTCGCCCTGACTGGCCAGCAACATGGCTCGGGCGTTATCGAGTAAGCGGTGTATTTGATCCTGGGTCTGCCAGCCCAGCAGTTCAACCTGTTCGCCGATACCAAGACGATCAATGTATTGCTCAAGCTCTGCCCTTA comes from the Ketobacter sp. MCCC 1A13808 genome and includes:
- a CDS encoding FHA domain-containing protein, coding for MAILAQLVDDVAVSKFELKVGQVTLGRHPDNDIMIDDLSVSGHHAIIEVKESKYLEGTLEIFVVDKNSKNGTFINEKQVDERERLIDGDILRVAWNKFKLIDAVGDNLASTAHVLQ